The Pedobacter roseus genome contains a region encoding:
- a CDS encoding non-ribosomal peptide synthetase, protein MVVELDFLGLSLVESDHRGSGRDAVDGLIELDFGTSFDLSSGPLLRAHLYRTGDDEWVFTYVMHHIISDGWSMGILVRELLDLYNGEVTGIPADLPVLGIQYRDYAAWEQSNLSGDVYAGHRDYWLDQLSGDLPVLDLWSDRPRPAVKTYTGGVVHCILDRELSDSLRSLCHQSGSTLFMGLLSVVNILLYRYSGQDDIIVGTPMAGREHPDLEGQIGFYVNTLALRTRLSGSKSFREVLGDVRGVCLDAYEHQAYPFDKLVEELGLQRDMSRNPLFDVAVVLQNTEAVLERNFNGLLVSKYGTKEYQISKFDLTFTFFEVDGGIALNIEYNSDLYDITSIERMSGHFCLLLDQLLTSPDGALGEADYIGQAERDVLLGEFNATSTAFPSKQTIVDLFEEQVLLMGDSTAVVFGSDRISYAELNARSNRLAHYLRKEHGIRRGELVGILLDRSDWMVVSILGVLKSGGAYVPIDPEYPADRIAYILSDSGCRTVIDSTELLRFFQVMGSFSAADSVAVCIPTDLAYVIYTSGSTGTPKGVMVEHRNMAHLVRSQGPLELKGNKTLLCTAGTSFDVSVYEYWGILAHGGQLVLCGTDILLEPARLSGEMISENVDTMWLTSGWLNQLVDFDIEMFGKLRTLIAGGDILSPDHINRLVGRYPLLNIVNGYGPTETTVFSTSFAINGEQMGSIPIGRPISNSRVYIIDGFGGLSGIGVPGEICVGGAGVARGYLNLPELTSSRFVPDPYFPGERMYLTGDLGRWLPDGNIEFLGRSDDQVKIRGYRVELGEIENVLVGHPGIESCVAAVRGIGSDRELVCYFTGSSELSSGDLRSYLSGLLPSYMVPGHYVLLASLPLTGNGKVDRRALPDPAGLGVSTGMDYVAPSTDTERELVSIWEEVLGREGIGVRDNFFELGGDSLKIIRAAKHMSKQLNFMIKPTDLFQHVNIRTIVDELLNKSSSYLDEEISANELLSNLNKFKTNESD, encoded by the coding sequence GTGGTTGTCGAACTGGATTTCCTGGGGCTTTCTTTGGTCGAGAGTGACCACCGTGGATCTGGTCGGGATGCTGTGGATGGTCTCATCGAACTTGACTTTGGTACATCATTCGATCTTTCGTCAGGTCCGCTTCTGCGTGCTCACCTTTACCGTACCGGAGATGATGAGTGGGTGTTCACCTATGTGATGCACCACATCATCAGTGATGGCTGGTCGATGGGTATTCTGGTCCGCGAGCTTCTGGATCTTTACAATGGCGAGGTTACGGGCATTCCCGCAGATCTTCCGGTGCTTGGCATCCAGTACCGTGACTATGCTGCCTGGGAGCAGTCTAACCTTTCGGGGGATGTTTATGCCGGGCACCGTGATTACTGGTTGGATCAGCTTTCCGGGGATCTACCCGTTCTTGATCTGTGGAGCGACCGCCCGCGTCCTGCAGTGAAGACCTATACTGGCGGTGTAGTTCACTGTATACTTGACAGAGAGTTGTCGGATAGCCTCCGTTCGCTGTGCCACCAGAGCGGATCGACGCTTTTCATGGGGCTTCTTTCTGTGGTGAACATCCTTCTCTACCGTTATAGTGGCCAGGACGATATTATTGTTGGCACGCCGATGGCCGGGCGTGAGCACCCTGACCTTGAGGGCCAGATCGGTTTCTATGTGAATACGCTTGCGCTCCGGACCCGCCTCAGCGGAAGTAAGAGCTTCCGTGAGGTACTGGGGGATGTGCGTGGGGTCTGCCTTGATGCATATGAGCACCAGGCCTATCCGTTCGATAAGCTTGTAGAGGAACTTGGCCTGCAGCGGGATATGAGCAGAAACCCTCTGTTCGATGTTGCTGTCGTGTTACAAAATACCGAGGCCGTTTTGGAACGGAATTTTAACGGCCTTCTTGTTTCTAAATATGGTACGAAGGAGTATCAGATCAGCAAGTTTGACCTCACATTTACCTTCTTTGAGGTAGATGGGGGCATAGCCCTGAATATCGAGTACAACAGCGACTTGTATGATATTACAAGCATCGAGCGGATGTCTGGTCATTTCTGCCTTCTCCTAGACCAGTTGCTAACCTCTCCTGATGGCGCTTTGGGTGAGGCCGATTATATTGGCCAGGCAGAGCGTGACGTTCTGCTTGGGGAGTTCAATGCCACCTCAACAGCCTTTCCATCCAAGCAGACGATCGTGGATCTTTTCGAGGAACAGGTATTGTTGATGGGGGATTCTACAGCTGTTGTTTTCGGCAGCGATCGCATCAGCTATGCAGAGCTTAACGCCCGTTCGAACCGTCTTGCGCATTATCTTCGTAAAGAGCACGGGATCCGTCGCGGCGAGCTGGTTGGGATCCTTTTGGATCGCAGCGACTGGATGGTTGTTTCTATTCTTGGTGTATTAAAGTCTGGCGGGGCCTATGTTCCCATTGACCCTGAGTATCCCGCTGATCGGATCGCCTACATACTTTCAGACAGTGGCTGCAGGACTGTTATAGACAGTACAGAGCTTTTGCGTTTCTTTCAGGTAATGGGTAGTTTTTCCGCCGCAGATTCAGTAGCTGTATGCATTCCTACCGATCTTGCATACGTGATCTATACCTCCGGTTCGACTGGCACACCTAAAGGAGTGATGGTCGAGCACCGGAACATGGCGCATCTTGTGAGGTCGCAAGGGCCTTTGGAACTTAAAGGCAACAAGACTCTACTTTGTACTGCAGGTACATCATTTGATGTTAGTGTTTATGAATACTGGGGTATCCTGGCCCATGGTGGTCAGCTTGTACTTTGCGGAACCGATATCCTGCTGGAACCAGCGCGTCTTTCCGGCGAAATGATCAGTGAGAATGTCGATACGATGTGGCTGACCTCAGGCTGGCTGAATCAGCTGGTAGATTTCGATATCGAGATGTTTGGAAAACTCCGGACACTTATCGCGGGCGGTGATATTCTATCCCCTGACCATATCAACAGGCTTGTAGGGAGATATCCTTTATTAAATATAGTAAATGGTTATGGTCCTACAGAGACCACTGTGTTCTCTACATCATTCGCTATTAATGGTGAACAAATGGGCAGTATACCAATCGGTCGTCCGATATCGAACAGCCGGGTTTATATAATTGACGGTTTTGGTGGTCTCAGCGGTATCGGTGTCCCGGGGGAGATCTGTGTTGGTGGTGCAGGGGTCGCCCGGGGTTACCTTAACCTTCCTGAACTGACTTCATCACGGTTTGTTCCCGACCCTTATTTCCCAGGGGAGCGGATGTACCTAACGGGTGACCTTGGCCGTTGGCTTCCTGATGGCAACATCGAGTTCCTTGGCCGTTCTGACGATCAGGTCAAGATCAGGGGCTACCGTGTTGAGCTGGGCGAGATCGAGAACGTGCTTGTTGGACATCCCGGTATTGAGAGCTGTGTAGCTGCCGTTCGCGGCATCGGTTCGGATCGTGAGCTTGTATGTTACTTTACCGGCTCTTCTGAGCTTTCCAGCGGGGATCTCCGTTCCTATCTTTCCGGTCTACTTCCATCTTACATGGTGCCCGGGCACTATGTGCTCCTTGCGTCGCTTCCCCTTACGGGTAACGGAAAGGTGGACCGCCGCGCACTTCCGGACCCTGCGGGACTTGGTGTTTCCACGGGCATGGATTATGTTGCTCCCTCGACAGATACAGAGCGGGAGCTCGTATCTATCTGGGAAGAGGTGCTCGGCCGTGAGGGAATAGGTGTCAGGGACAATTTCTTCGAACTGGGAGGAGATTCCTTAAAAATTATAAGGGCAGCTAAACATATGTCTAAACAATTAAACTTTATGATAAAACCAACAGATCTGTTTCAGCATGTAAATATTCGTACAATTGTTGATGAGCTGTTAAATAAAAGTTCGTCTTATCTAGATGAAGAGATCTCAGCCAACGAACTCCTTTCTAACTTAAATAAGTTCAAAACAAATGAATCCGACTAG
- a CDS encoding acyl carrier protein, producing MVLLRQITKQFGIKFSLKDLFEFKNVKEISIQIEGLTSSYTRSNKKTLRIS from the coding sequence ATGGTTTTACTAAGACAGATAACAAAACAATTCGGTATAAAATTTTCTCTCAAGGATCTTTTTGAGTTCAAGAATGTTAAGGAGATTTCGATTCAAATTGAAGGGCTAACCTCTAGCTATACACGTAGCAATAAAAAAACCTTGAGGATTAGCTAG
- a CDS encoding Rossmann-fold NAD(P)-binding domain-containing protein: MRKFTSVKDVADIHKIVGDAIELKEKPLLDSKLGIGKTLGIIFMNPSLRSRISTQKAAMNLGLNTIVINMEKDCWALETRDNVIMDEIAGEHIKEAAAVLGEYCDIIAVRDLPKMKSRDDDYSENFLKKLIEYSDVPVISLECGTLHPLQSLADLITIEENKRIKKPKVVLTWAPHIKPLPQAVPNSFSEWMCRAQREGLLDFVITHPKGLELKSEFTEGATIDYDQNHALSDADFVYVKSWSSYSDYGENFSNGGDWFFDNQKLKFTNDAYVMHCLPVRRGVDIADEILDGPNSLVIKEAGNRVYAAQIILKEILGKL; this comes from the coding sequence ATGAGAAAATTTACTTCAGTGAAAGATGTTGCAGATATCCACAAGATTGTAGGGGATGCAATTGAACTAAAAGAAAAACCACTTTTAGATTCGAAATTAGGTATAGGTAAAACTTTGGGAATAATCTTTATGAACCCAAGTTTAAGAAGCCGTATCAGTACACAAAAAGCCGCAATGAATTTAGGCTTGAATACAATTGTTATTAATATGGAAAAAGATTGTTGGGCATTAGAAACTAGAGACAATGTTATTATGGACGAAATAGCAGGTGAGCATATTAAAGAAGCTGCAGCGGTACTTGGGGAATATTGTGACATAATCGCAGTCCGAGATCTTCCAAAGATGAAGAGTCGAGATGATGATTATAGTGAGAATTTCCTAAAGAAACTTATTGAATATTCGGATGTACCTGTAATAAGTCTTGAGTGCGGTACATTACACCCACTACAGAGCCTGGCAGATTTAATTACGATTGAAGAAAATAAAAGAATCAAAAAACCAAAAGTAGTGCTTACCTGGGCCCCACATATAAAGCCTCTCCCTCAAGCTGTTCCCAATTCATTTTCAGAATGGATGTGCCGGGCACAAAGAGAAGGTCTTCTAGATTTTGTTATTACACATCCAAAAGGTTTGGAGCTTAAATCAGAATTTACGGAAGGTGCAACAATTGATTATGATCAGAACCATGCGTTATCCGACGCAGATTTCGTGTATGTGAAAAGTTGGTCCTCATATTCCGATTATGGTGAAAACTTCTCCAATGGGGGAGATTGGTTTTTTGATAACCAGAAGCTAAAGTTTACTAATGATGCTTATGTTATGCATTGCCTTCCCGTAAGAAGAGGAGTTGATATTGCAGATGAGATACTTGATGGACCAAATTCATTGGTTATTAAAGAGGCAGGAAATAGAGTATATGCTGCACAAATCATATTAAAAGAAATTTTAGGTAAGTTGTAG
- a CDS encoding sulfotransferase domain-containing protein, with protein MVIAKNKFSFGRMRLSVLKFFEVPIRYFSAHLAALSKIVKYRRYLEELNLSSRNDIYISTFMKSGTTWMQMILYQLTSHGEMDFKHIYEISPWLELYMERDQRIKFKSSLMFFKTHLDYRLFPRKFSGKFIVVLRNGMDASVSQYHHFKDWGMPNLTFQESFHKFFAGDSGHKNWFEYTRRWMENRKKLNILYIKYEDLIANFEEVLLKIADFCGLSINEDEMPRILKKCSFDYMKLHEDKFGAPRPNFDILRNFIRIGKAGKGSTYYDDELIRSYKKQFTKQLSKFELLREYMPD; from the coding sequence ATGGTTATAGCTAAAAATAAATTTTCGTTTGGCAGGATGAGATTGTCGGTCTTAAAATTTTTCGAAGTACCGATTCGATATTTTTCGGCGCATTTGGCTGCTCTTAGCAAAATAGTAAAATATAGGAGGTATCTCGAAGAACTAAATCTTTCTTCCAGAAATGATATCTATATATCTACTTTCATGAAATCTGGAACGACTTGGATGCAAATGATTCTTTATCAGTTAACATCACATGGTGAAATGGATTTTAAGCATATATATGAAATATCCCCTTGGCTTGAACTCTATATGGAACGTGATCAAAGAATTAAATTCAAATCTAGCTTGATGTTTTTTAAAACGCATTTGGACTATAGACTTTTCCCTAGGAAATTTTCAGGAAAATTTATTGTCGTTTTGCGGAATGGTATGGATGCATCTGTATCTCAATATCATCATTTCAAAGACTGGGGGATGCCAAACTTGACCTTTCAGGAATCTTTTCATAAATTTTTTGCAGGTGATAGTGGGCATAAAAATTGGTTCGAGTATACTCGACGCTGGATGGAAAACCGGAAGAAATTAAATATATTATATATTAAGTATGAGGATTTGATAGCTAATTTTGAAGAGGTTTTATTAAAGATAGCCGATTTCTGTGGACTATCAATCAATGAAGACGAAATGCCCAGAATACTTAAGAAGTGTTCGTTCGACTATATGAAGTTACATGAAGATAAATTTGGTGCACCTAGACCAAATTTTGACATCCTTAGAAATTTTATTCGAATAGGCAAAGCTGGAAAGGGAAGTACGTATTATGATGATGAATTAATCCGGTCTTATAAAAAGCAATTCACTAAACAGTTATCAAAGTTCGAACTTCTCAGGGAATATATGCCCGATTAG
- a CDS encoding non-ribosomal peptide synthetase, which yields MDIKNLVQKIKGNGIDLSVDGDELLVSFDQFKIPSHLLATIRHYKKELVEYLTSILEYESIPRLPDQDSYQLSFAQNRLWIMSQFSEAGSAYNVSGAYIFTGKVDSTALSHSFWSLIGRHEILRTVFREEHFGNTCQVVLNLFDIAFSLGISDCRIDREIDGRISNDFGSPFDLSVGPLLRAHLYRTGDEEWVFTYVMHHIISDGWSMGILFRELLELYNGEIKGIPIELPTLGIQYRDYAAWEQSNLSRDVYAGHRDYWLGQLSGELPVLDLWSHRPRPAVKTYNGGVVHGMVEKDVSDGLRNLCQQSGSTLFMGLLSVVNILLYRYSGQDDLIVGTPMAGREHPDLEGQIGFYVNTVALRTRLNGSESFRDILGHVRGVCLDAYEHQAYPFDKLVEELGIKHNMGRNPLFDVQVILDVDVKSFSVHGFEDFLVANYHLSKETSIFDLVFSFSVIENAIKLTLRYNSDLYDFASIERMSSHFFVLLDQLVTCPDAAVGSANYVSDVEHSIILEKFNAISTAYPSEETVMSLFEKQVLLRGESPAVVFGGDQLSYAELNAYSNRLAHYLRNEHAICGGELVGILLDRSDWMIVSILGVLKSGGAYVPIDPEYPSERIAYMLSDSGCRLLLTQTAHMFVLEGYQGELFAVDLQLSCLSTPSLNPFVTCAPTDLAYVIYTSGSTGAPKGVMIEHRGVANTILGQQAFFGIKPGEAGLQFASASFDASVSEIFIILCSGATLYIVEDSVKQNPVLFCEYLSSNSIDILTLPPSYLHLLDFDKIGTVRKLITAGEPAIISDASRFFQQGKYYNAYGPTECSICVTMFELNNNSGFEKFVPIGRPISNSRVYIIDGFGGLSGIGVPGEICVGGAGVARVTLTFLN from the coding sequence ATGGATATTAAAAATTTAGTCCAAAAAATCAAGGGTAATGGAATCGATCTCTCAGTTGATGGTGACGAACTTCTTGTTAGTTTTGACCAATTTAAAATTCCGTCTCATCTGTTAGCCACCATCAGGCACTATAAGAAAGAATTAGTAGAGTATCTTACATCTATCCTTGAGTATGAGTCTATTCCAAGGCTTCCAGATCAAGACAGTTATCAATTGTCATTTGCCCAGAATCGATTATGGATAATGAGCCAATTTTCTGAGGCTGGTTCTGCGTATAATGTATCTGGAGCATATATTTTTACTGGAAAGGTCGATAGCACTGCGCTTTCCCATAGCTTTTGGTCACTTATAGGCAGACATGAAATATTACGTACAGTTTTCAGAGAAGAACATTTTGGAAATACATGCCAGGTTGTATTGAATCTGTTTGATATTGCCTTTAGTCTTGGTATTTCTGATTGTAGAATCGATCGAGAAATAGATGGACGTATTAGTAATGACTTCGGTTCCCCTTTTGATCTTTCGGTAGGTCCGCTTCTGCGTGCCCACCTCTACCGTACAGGTGATGAGGAATGGGTGTTTACTTATGTGATGCACCACATCATCAGCGATGGCTGGTCGATGGGAATTCTTTTCCGTGAGCTTCTCGAACTTTACAACGGCGAGATTAAGGGTATTCCCATAGAACTTCCCACGTTGGGCATCCAGTATCGGGACTATGCCGCCTGGGAGCAGTCTAACCTTTCCAGAGATGTTTATGCCGGGCATCGGGATTACTGGCTTGGACAACTTTCCGGAGAACTTCCCGTTCTTGATCTTTGGAGCCACCGTCCCCGTCCTGCGGTGAAGACTTATAACGGTGGCGTTGTACATGGTATGGTTGAAAAGGATGTATCCGATGGTCTCCGTAACTTATGTCAACAGAGCGGATCGACGCTTTTTATGGGGCTTCTTTCTGTAGTGAACATCCTTCTCTACCGCTATAGCGGTCAGGATGATCTTATCGTTGGCACTCCGATGGCTGGCCGTGAGCACCCTGACCTTGAGGGCCAGATCGGTTTCTATGTGAACACGGTTGCACTCCGTACACGTCTCAACGGGAGCGAGAGCTTCCGTGATATTTTGGGACATGTGCGTGGTGTCTGCCTTGATGCATATGAGCATCAGGCTTATCCTTTCGATAAACTTGTAGAGGAACTTGGAATAAAGCACAACATGGGGCGCAATCCCTTGTTCGATGTTCAGGTAATACTAGATGTTGATGTAAAAAGTTTTTCTGTGCATGGTTTTGAAGATTTCTTAGTTGCAAATTACCATCTATCTAAGGAAACTTCCATCTTTGATTTGGTCTTTAGTTTCTCTGTAATTGAGAATGCTATAAAATTGACACTTAGATACAACAGTGATCTTTACGATTTTGCGAGCATCGAGCGAATGTCATCCCATTTCTTTGTTCTCCTTGACCAGCTGGTAACCTGTCCAGATGCTGCTGTAGGGTCGGCTAATTATGTTAGCGATGTGGAGCATAGCATTATTCTTGAGAAGTTTAATGCTATCTCAACAGCCTATCCTTCCGAAGAGACAGTTATGAGCCTTTTCGAGAAACAGGTATTGCTGAGGGGGGAGTCTCCGGCTGTTGTTTTTGGCGGAGATCAGCTCAGCTATGCAGAACTTAACGCCTATTCGAACCGTCTTGCGCATTACCTTCGGAATGAGCACGCGATCTGTGGCGGCGAGCTGGTTGGGATCCTGCTGGATCGCAGCGACTGGATGATTGTTTCTATCCTTGGTGTATTAAAGTCTGGCGGTGCCTATGTTCCCATTGACCCTGAGTATCCCTCTGAACGGATTGCCTATATGCTCTCGGACAGCGGGTGCCGCCTATTACTGACCCAGACGGCACATATGTTCGTTCTTGAGGGTTACCAAGGTGAGCTTTTTGCCGTTGACCTCCAACTGTCTTGTCTGTCGACTCCCTCTTTAAACCCTTTTGTAACCTGTGCTCCTACGGACCTTGCATATGTTATCTATACCTCGGGCTCAACGGGCGCCCCTAAGGGGGTGATGATCGAGCACAGGGGGGTCGCCAATACGATCTTGGGTCAGCAGGCTTTTTTTGGCATAAAACCAGGAGAGGCTGGCCTTCAGTTTGCCTCCGCTTCATTTGATGCCTCTGTTTCAGAAATATTCATTATCCTGTGCAGCGGGGCTACACTTTATATAGTTGAGGATTCTGTAAAGCAGAATCCTGTGCTTTTCTGTGAATACCTTTCATCCAATTCGATAGATATACTGACACTTCCGCCATCTTATTTGCATCTTCTTGATTTCGACAAAATCGGGACTGTTAGGAAACTTATAACTGCTGGCGAACCTGCAATCATATCGGATGCATCACGTTTTTTCCAACAGGGTAAATATTATAATGCATATGGCCCCACGGAATGCAGTATCTGTGTAACGATGTTTGAACTGAACAACAATTCTGGTTTCGAGAAATTTGTTCCTATCGGTCGTCCGATATCGAACAGCCGGGTTTATATAATTGACGGTTTTGGTGGTCTCAGCGGTATCGGTGTACCGGGGGAGATCTGTGTTGGTGGTGCAGGGGTCGCCCGGGTTACCTTAACCTTCCTGAACTGA